The window TATCATCATATAGAGTGCCATTTTTTATTGTTTTATACTTTCTTTGATTTCCTTTAAGGGGAGCTGAATCCACTGAGATCACTGAGACTATAAAAATAAAAATTAAACTTAATTTTTTTATCATATCTGTTCCTCCCCTCCTTCAAACCAGAAAACCAAACCTTTTTCTACTTTTTCCACTCCAAATTTATACCCATGGTTGCTCAAAATCTTTTTTACTATGGTCAGCCCGAGACCAGTCCCGCTGTCTCTTGTACGGGATTTATCAAGCCTGAAAAAGGGAATCCATAATTTTTCTAATTCCTCTTCCCCTATCTCACAGTCGTTGAAAATCTCAAATCTCAAATTTTTATTGATTTTCTTGAGTTTGATATGGATAGAGCCATGATCCTTGACATATTTTACAGCATTGCTGAGTAGATTTCTTATTACCATAGAGATCTTGTCGTAATCCCCGAGGATATGTCCTTGCTCTAATTCTGATTTTAAAATTACAGATTTTTTATCCATAAGCAGCTTGTTTATACTTATCTCTTTTTCTATTATCTCCTTGAGGTCTAGGTCTTCCATTGCAAAGTTCTCATAACCTTGTTCCATTTTTGATAGAAACAACAGTGATTTAACAAGCTTATCCATTTCTAAAACCTCATCCTGTATGATCTCAAGATAAAAATTCCTTGTTTTTTCATCAGGGGCTATGCCGTCTCTCAGTCCCTCAGTATAATTACTTATCACAGCTATTGGAGTTTTCAGCTCATGACTTACATTGGAGATAAACTCTTTTCTCATTTGATCTATAGCTTTTTCTCTCTCTATATCTTTTAGAAGTATCTTATTCGCCTCTAAGAGTTTTTCCTTAGCAGAGTTAATCTCCAAAATATTGCTTTCAAGGCTGTCTGACATCATGTTTATACTTTCTCCCAAGTCGCCTATTTCATCATTTGATTTTTTTATGAACCTTTTTGAAAAATCAAATCTTGCAACTCTATGAGCCAGATTTTGTATCTCTATCAGAGGTTTTGTTATTCTGCCAGAAAAAACTTTAACTAAAATAATACCCAGTATAAAAGCGATAAAAATTATTTTCATGTGATAAGCTGTTATTATGTCCATCTGTTCTCTCATAAAAGTTGTAGGCACACCAACTACCAGAAGTCTTTTACTATCATAGGCGGTATATAAAAGAAGGGTTTCGACTCTAAAAAATCTATCGATGCTTCTTTTGTAAAAATAAGTTCCTGGATTTTCCGAAAGTTCCAAAACTTCCTCTTCCCTTGTTCCGCTGTCCCTGAGAAGTTCAGGTTCTAAAAAATCAAAGGGAAGCAAATCAATCCGGACACCGGTTTCTTCCTCAAGCTTTCCTACATCTATGTCATAGCCTGCAGTTTTTATATATTCTGCCAGCTCTAGGAGTTTATCTTTTTTAACATTAAAATAATACTTTTCAAAATGTAATTCACTGAAAAGATACATTGATAAAGTTATTATCAGCATTATCAGTGATAGGAGGAAAAACAATTTATTTTTTATACTCACTTATGACACCTCAAATTTATAGCCCACGCCTCGTACAGTTTCGATATATTCTCCGCCAAGTTTTTTTCTTATTCTTTTTATCTGGGAATCCACAGCCCTACGGTCTCCCTCGTAGTCATATCCCCACAGTGAAGTTATTATTTTTTCTCTACTCAGTGCTATTCCTTTATTTACAACGAAATACAAAAGCATCTCATATTCTCTAGGTGACAGCTCTAAAACCTCTCCATCTAAAGTAACAACATGGCTGCTGTCATTTATGACCAGTTTTCCCATATCGATGATGGAATCATTATTATTTCTCCTCAAAAGAGCCTTAATCTTTGCCATCAAGATTTTAAGGGAAACAGGTTTTGTAACATACTCGTCGGTTTTGAGTCTATACCCTTTTAATATATCATCTTCATCACCCTTTGCAGTGAGCATTATTATAGGGACATTTTCCTGTTCGCTTCTTATCTCTCTACAGACGTCCCAGCCGTTTAATTTTGGCATCATTATATCTAGTATCACAAGGTCTATTTTGTTGTTAAAAAAAAACTCTATGGCTTGCTCGCCATCTTCAGCCTCTATAACGATGTATCCCTCTTTCTTTAAAAAATCTGAAGCAATTCTTCTTAATTTCCAGTCGTCCTCTGCAAGAAGTATTTTTTTGTCCATATTTTCCTCCAATCAAAATCTTTTAAATATTTTATTTCAAAGAGCTTTCTCTGCTATTATTATCCTCACCACATCAAAAAAAAGATCTCTTCTCTCGGTTATTTTAAATCCAACTTTTTCTATATTTTCTTGAGTCTTTCTTACCATAGAAGTTCCCAAAAAGAATTTTGACATAATGCTCATCACAAAAAGAAAGATGTTTATCAGCGGGTTTTCACTTCTCATATGCTCTAAAAAAAGCACCTTTCCTCCGGGCTTTATTACCCTGTATACCTCTTTTAGTCCTGCTATGGGATCAGGGACAGTACAGAATACACAAGTGGACACAGCACAGTCAAAACTATTATCCTCGAAACTCATAGCCTGTATATCCATTTCTTCGAGTTTTATATTTTTAATATTGTTTTTTTTTATGACTTCTTCTGATTTTTCCAACATTTTTTTGCTGAAGTCTATACCTGTCACTGAGATTTTTTCAGAGTAATAGGGAAGATTTACTCCTGTTCCCACACCTAGTTCTAGTACCTTTCCCGATGCGAGAGATATAAGACCTTTTCTGTATTTAGTGAAAAACATCATTTTTTCCATTCTATCATAAATTTTAGCTACTTTATCATATTTATCTTTTGTATTCATACAACTCCCCCTTTATACACTATTATCCTTTATTTGTGTGACGATTTTGTGTCAAAATTTAGAAAAGGCTGTCTCAGAAGGAAATAAAACTTCTGGGCCTCTTCTTCATTATATCCAGGTATTCCGTATTTTGGAGTTGAAACTTCCCCCTGAGGGGTGAAACTTCTGAAAATTTTGTCCCATATTATAAGAAAAGAGGAGTAATTTGAGTTGCTTTCTCTGTATTTTATAGAATGGTGTATTCTGTGGAGATATGGAGTTACGATAACTTTAGATAGCATAATGTCAAGGTTTATAGGAATTTTGATGTTGCTGTGGTGGAAATAAACGTTGCTGTTTAATATCACCTCGTACATAAGTACCGCCTCTACCCCAATTCCCAGTATTGCTATGGGCACCAGTCTAAAAATATTCCCAAAAAAAATCTCAATAACGTGAAATCTAAGGGCCGAAGTTGAATTTAAAAATTTATCTGTGTGGTGGACATTGTGAAATCGTCTCAAAAAATTTATATTGTGGAGAAGCCTGTGCCAGGTATAATTAATGAGATCTAGTAGGAGTATTTCCAGTAATAAAATCAAATTTTTATTTAGAGAAATCATGTTGAAAAGACCCAGATTGTTTTTTTCTAAAAATAATGCCACAGAATAGACTGTAAATATGGCAATAAGACGTCCCAAAATTGTGTTTATGATTCCGAGTTTTATATTTGTCCCATCGTGTTTCTTAGACCGTTTACTGCTGTCCATCTGAGGCTGGAATCGCTCCAGGGCGAAAAAAAACAAAAATATAAATAAAAGTAGCAGTCCTCTGTTCAATTTATTCACCCCCTTAAAAAAATTCTAAACTTATAAAAGAAATTATCTTTAACCAAAAACTTTTTTTATTTCTGAAAGTAAAAGAGATCTGATTTTATAATAAAAAAAAGTCCCTGATAACTCAGGGACTGACAGCTTAGTGTCTTTTTATTTTTAGATTTGTTTTTTCAGGGAGCTTGCTAAGATGTATATGTCTATGTTCTGCTACCAATGACAATCTATCTATAATAGCTCCTAAGTCTGATGAGTCAAATATCTCTTTAAATTTTTCTTTCTCTAATAAGGCATCTTTAAATTCATAGATACATGGACTTTGGGGTTTGAAAACTATGGCATCTGAATATATTTTTTCTCCTAATACCTCGCTTAAAAGATCTGCTACTGTCATGGTAAAAACACCCTCAACTTCCACAGTATTTCTCGAATGGCTTATTTCAGTACGATATTTTGACTCATACCTTTTTTCGATTGTGGAATAGGAATTTTGCATACTCATGTAATCCCCTCCTTAATATAAAGCATTTTTGTATCTATAAATAATCTACAATTTTTTTACGATATTCCTTTAAAAAAATAAAGCCTCTTTTAAAAGGCTTTATCAATATTTATAATCAAATTTTAATACCATTCTGCCGTCAGATTCATCCTCTATAGGGTTTATCAGATAATTTTCATAGGCCACCTCTAAGCTAAGGCCATTTATGTCCACACCGGCCCCAACACTATAGTATTTGTTGTCTGCAATGTCTGAAATAGCAGTCTCAGTAGAGTTCTCATCTGAGATATAGCTGTATCCCATATTCCCCTTTACATAAGGGGCGGCCTTTGTGCCATCATAAAGTTTGTATTTCATTTCTGCATATACCGGAGTGGCTTTTGATTCATTCATCAGCTGCAGAGTGTGTGAGGATACTCCCATCTGCATATTTTTGTATTCTATTCCCTTTAAGTCCTCAGAGAAGACTTGAAAGGAGATAATTGCAGAAAATATGAAAAATATAAGTGCTCTTCTCAAAACATTTTCCTCCGGTTAGCTGTACTAAGGGTCACAGATAAATTTTATCATCTTCTGAAAAATGTGTCAATTTTTAGTAGTTTTATTTAGATAGTAATTTACCCCTATAGAATTTTCTATATTTAAGATAGCTTCATTTTCCTTAAATAAATATTCCTCAATGAGGATAAATATATTTTGATCATCTTTGTAAACATATCTGAACTCTAAATCATCGATATGATTTCTGCTGCCACGGTTTTTTATAAAAAGCTCGTCTATTTTAAAGAATTTTTTTAAAGTCTGACCTTCTATTTTTTTTAGTAGGCATGGAAAGTGATCTTTTTTTAATATGATATCTGTTATTTCACATTTCATAACAACATCCCTCCCTTTAAGGAAGATATTCTTATTAAATTCTGACATCCTTTTTATATTTTCTATTACTGAGGTTTAAAATTTTAAAATAAGACAAATTAAAATGGGCTAAATCCAGCCCATTCTAACTTACTTGATCTCATCTTCCATATCAGTGTCTATTATATAGTCATGAAACTTTTCTTTTAATTCCAGTCTGTTTCTGAGCATGGTTTTTTCCATCTCACTTTGGATTTTTATTCTTTTTTCTGTGAGCATCTCTATTTTTTTCATGTCTGGATTTTTTGAGAGTATCTCTTTTTGCATCTTTATTTTGATCTCTCTCATCTGGAGTCGATACTCTTCATTTTCCTTTCTGTTGATAGTGTTATCTCTTCTAAGTTCCTGCTCCTGTTCCGGAGTAAGTCTCATATTGGACTGGATTCTTTTTCTGCCGGTGTTGTTCATCATGTTTTGTCTCATAGCACCATGAAAATCATCAATTTCAAATTTTTCTCTCAAGTGGATTCTGTAATTGAGCATCTCTTTTTCTCTTTTGATTTTAAAGGCCGCTTTTTTATTGATTAATTTATCTAATTTTTTCATGTTTGGTTTGTCCTTAAGGAGTTCTTTTTGCATATCCAGATCTGTTTCACGAATCTGGATCATATAACTTTTAAATTTTTTCATAGCCTCTTGATTCATTTTGTAAAATTCTTTCTGCTGCTCAGGAGTCAAAACCACAATCTGCTGGTGCTTCATGATTTGCTGACCAGTATTTCTCATATTTGAGTTTACCTGTGCCCCAGCCTTGGCAAAGGAAACTGCTGACATAGACAAGACCATAATAACTACCATTTTCTTCATATTCATTTTTATCATACTCCTTTCAAAATAATAGATTTGTAAGAAATTCCTCTAACACACAGCAATAGTACCTTCCTTTTGTGTCATTTCTATGTCTTTTATATGCCATTATAAAAAAGTTTAACCGGAATCATAGTAATGAAGATCTGTTTTTATTATGTTCTATAATGATATCCATTATTTTACTTAAGGTAGAACCTAACTTGGCCAGTCTTCTAGAGAATCTACTTTGTAGAAAGAACATAATCAAAATGAGGATAATCTTCAAAAAAAGTTAAAGTTTTTTGGAAGTTACCGTTAAAATATATCCCTGCGATTATAGCCATTGTAATAACTTCAGCATATTTCATTTTGGTTTGAGAACTCTCTTGATGTCCAGTAAGTTTAAGAATAAATTGAACAAATTCTAATATATTATAAATCTTATTTTTCATATTATGCACTCCTAAAGTTGCTACCTTTATTAAATTAAAGTATTGAATTTATAAGGATTCGTTACTTTTCTCTTGAAAGAAAAGTAACCAAAAGTTCAAGCCCGTGAAAAATCAGCTAAATGCCCTCGGAAATCCACTAGCAATAAGGAAACTCAGAAAACAAGTTTCTGAGAACCAGAAAATATACTCGTATCACTCGTTATTTTTTGGCTACTCGCTACGCTCAGACAGTCAAATTTATCTAAGGATTCCACTTCGGTCATTCTTAACGCTGATTTTATCAATGGCAAGTGAAAAGAGATAAAAAACCACTCAAAAAAGAAAGTATAAATACTTTTGGGTTCAACTCTATGAAACTCTCTCTTTTTCTCTGTGTCCTCTGTGGCCAAAAGGTTTTTTTATTATTCGTGTTAATTTCCCTATCTTTTATTGGTGTCCATTCGTGACAAAATCTTTTGACTTTAATATCGCTCTCCTCCATGATACTCTCTTCTTTTCTCTGTGACCAAAAGCTTTTGTCCTTATTCGTGTTAATTTCCCTATCTTTTATTGGTGTTCATTCGTGATAAAATCTTTTGACTTTAATATCCCTCTCCTCCGTGATACTCTCTTCTTTTCTCTGTGACCAAAAGCTTTTTTCCTTATTCGTGTTAATTTCCCTATCTTTTATTAGTGTCCATTCGTGACAAAATCTTTTGACTCTGATATTCAGATAAATTCAGTAATTTATAATAATTTTTTTTAAGTAGCAACTTGGGTTAATTTATAGCTACACATTTGAAAAATAGGAATAAAGGTATATAAAAACCAACAACTCTAAAAACAAAAAAAACTTTATTATATTTTTAAAAAGGAAGCACTTTTTAATTTGACAATCTAGGAATTTAAAAGTTTTATAAAGGTTATTAAAGGATTTTTATGATATTTTTTTAAAATACTATATGAGGTTTTCTGAAATAAGTAAAACCAAGTGATTTTAATAGAAGAGTATTAGATTTTTTCAATTTATTCCTAGTTTAAGGAACTTTTCAGCACTTATATTAATTTAGTGAGGTGAGAATATTATGAAAGCAGTTATTTTAGCAGGAGGTTTAGGCACCAGACTCAGTGAGGCGACTCATTTAATCCCAAAGCCAATGGTAGAGATCGGCGGTAAGCCAATTTTATGGCATATAATGAAGACATACTCTCACTATGGTATAAATGAATTTGTAATATGTCTTGGGTACAAGAGTTATATTATTAAAGAGTGGTTTGCTAACTATTTTTTACACAGCAGCGACGTTACAATTGACCTGTGGGATAACAGTATTGAAATCCACGACAACCATTCAGATCACTGGAAAGTAACTTTAATTGATACTGGCTTGCACACAATGACTGCTGGAAGAGTAAAAAAAATCCAGAAATATATAGGTGAAGAAACCTTTTTATTGACTTACGGAGATGGTGTAGGAGATATTGATATTCATAAATCCATAGAACATCACAGGAAATCCCGGAGGTATCTCACCGTTACGGCTTATAAACCCCAAGGTAAAT is drawn from uncultured Ilyobacter sp. and contains these coding sequences:
- a CDS encoding HAMP domain-containing sensor histidine kinase, which translates into the protein MSIKNKLFFLLSLIMLIITLSMYLFSELHFEKYYFNVKKDKLLELAEYIKTAGYDIDVGKLEEETGVRIDLLPFDFLEPELLRDSGTREEEVLELSENPGTYFYKRSIDRFFRVETLLLYTAYDSKRLLVVGVPTTFMREQMDIITAYHMKIIFIAFILGIILVKVFSGRITKPLIEIQNLAHRVARFDFSKRFIKKSNDEIGDLGESINMMSDSLESNILEINSAKEKLLEANKILLKDIEREKAIDQMRKEFISNVSHELKTPIAVISNYTEGLRDGIAPDEKTRNFYLEIIQDEVLEMDKLVKSLLFLSKMEQGYENFAMEDLDLKEIIEKEISINKLLMDKKSVILKSELEQGHILGDYDKISMVIRNLLSNAVKYVKDHGSIHIKLKKINKNLRFEIFNDCEIGEEELEKLWIPFFRLDKSRTRDSGTGLGLTIVKKILSNHGYKFGVEKVEKGLVFWFEGGEEQI
- a CDS encoding response regulator transcription factor is translated as MDKKILLAEDDWKLRRIASDFLKKEGYIVIEAEDGEQAIEFFFNNKIDLVILDIMMPKLNGWDVCREIRSEQENVPIIMLTAKGDEDDILKGYRLKTDEYVTKPVSLKILMAKIKALLRRNNNDSIIDMGKLVINDSSHVVTLDGEVLELSPREYEMLLYFVVNKGIALSREKIITSLWGYDYEGDRRAVDSQIKRIRKKLGGEYIETVRGVGYKFEVS
- a CDS encoding methyltransferase domain-containing protein is translated as MNTKDKYDKVAKIYDRMEKMMFFTKYRKGLISLASGKVLELGVGTGVNLPYYSEKISVTGIDFSKKMLEKSEEVIKKNNIKNIKLEEMDIQAMSFEDNSFDCAVSTCVFCTVPDPIAGLKEVYRVIKPGGKVLFLEHMRSENPLINIFLFVMSIMSKFFLGTSMVRKTQENIEKVGFKITERRDLFFDVVRIIIAEKAL
- a CDS encoding sterol desaturase family protein is translated as MNRGLLLLFIFLFFFALERFQPQMDSSKRSKKHDGTNIKLGIINTILGRLIAIFTVYSVALFLEKNNLGLFNMISLNKNLILLLEILLLDLINYTWHRLLHNINFLRRFHNVHHTDKFLNSTSALRFHVIEIFFGNIFRLVPIAILGIGVEAVLMYEVILNSNVYFHHSNIKIPINLDIMLSKVIVTPYLHRIHHSIKYRESNSNYSSFLIIWDKIFRSFTPQGEVSTPKYGIPGYNEEEAQKFYFLLRQPFLNFDTKSSHK
- the rfbF gene encoding glucose-1-phosphate cytidylyltransferase; this translates as MKAVILAGGLGTRLSEATHLIPKPMVEIGGKPILWHIMKTYSHYGINEFVICLGYKSYIIKEWFANYFLHSSDVTIDLWDNSIEIHDNHSDHWKVTLIDTGLHTMTAGRVKKIQKYIGEETFLLTYGDGVGDIDIHKSIEHHRKSRRYLTVTAYKPQGKFGSLEMDEKGNVTSFTEKPKGDGMWINAGYFVCEPEFFDYLDGDNMMLEKKPLETLAKENQMTSYIHDGFWKPMDTLKDNNELNDMWNSGNAPWKLWD